The DNA sequence ACAATTCCCAGTAAAAATACCTCCAAACAAGTTCTAAGTTTTTTGTGTTCCCATAATGGACTAAAAGCAACTGAACCCAACAACAGATTATTGACTGTAGTACCTAGATGgataatgtgagatctcacatcggttggggaggagaacgaaacactccttataagagtgtgaaaacctctccctaacagacgcattttaaaaaccttaaagggaagtctgaaaggaaaagtccaaagatgacaatatctgctagtggtgggcatGAACCGTTACAAATAAGATAGAGCATTTAAGCAATATACTAACTCGACCTAGTTCAATATATGATTTAAGTAATTAGCATCCATATCCAAGGGTAGGGAAAGCAAAAACCTGATGTCATCTGCTTGGTCCAGACAAGCAATCTCCAAAGCTACACGTCCATCTACTGAGCCAATCGCAAATCCTGCAAAGAAAGTATTTAGAAGTGAACACAATTCAAGCAAAAGTTGTCCTGATGATTTATAGGCGTCCTTCAACAATCAGAATATTAGCTACAAGTTATCTGGAAGAAACTGCATAATATGTCAACCAACCTTCAGTATAAGGAACAGAGCTTACACAAGCTACTGGAACTTTCATACAAGAATCTGTGAGTTGAACTGGTTTTTGTATGTTACGTAAGTCCAGTGAATATACACATATTCCAGAAGccacaattaaattaaatccaGAGATAGACATGGACACCACATCTGAACCCCTGTTTCTCACAAATGACACACATTTTTCTCTACGCGTGTCCCACAACAGTATCTTTCCATCCAAACCCGCTGTTACTATTTGGCCTACAAAAATAAAGGGAGTAAATTCTATCTTTTCAAAACCAATGTGACAAAGGGTCAATAATAGCTAACGAAATACTGCAATGGACATAGAGTTGGCCAATTCTTGAGTGAACAGGGCTCAATGAGAATCACGGTTCATCAAgttcaaaaggaaaatattagcCAGTTATTAACAAGCAtactaaaaggaaaaattatagtttccaccattttaaataatttatcaaaaaGTAACTGATATGTGTATGAATCGCGTAAATTATGTCATGAGGTAAAGTAGCTCACATGTTTGATCCGAATATCTGATATTGGTTGCAATATCATCATGTTTTCCAATGGTTTCAGAAATTCCTGATTGCAAGTCATACCTGTAAAGTTTTAATGAAAGCCATTAGCAACCTATGGTCAAAATATCCAACCATGACTCAATGCCGCTAGCATAAAACAGACCTAGAAAGGTAAAGAAAAGAACCAAggaaaaatttataataacgTTTTTAGAAACCATTGCAAGATAAAGTAACAGACTAAAATACTTGTAATTTGTCTGTTTTTGTTAGACTCATAATACAATACATTTGTTTATAttcgttttttgtttctcataaaaaaacTACGGATACAATATTACAAATGGGCTTATCCAAGGGACATTTCTTCCATtatgaacaagaaaagagTGGATGTGAGAAAAACTCATTGAGTGGGATTTGTAATCCCAGAAACGCTTTCTTCCAAGTGTTTTGGGTGGTTCGTTCAAGACACATGGGATGATAAATTGTGAAATTTTGGATCAATGTCGAAAGGGGAGGAGTCCTTTACAAAGAAATTACACATTTGAGTTTCGAAGAGAAGATTCTTTCAAACTTGCTTAACAAGATTCAGATGATGACTAAAAAGTTATTTTGCTAGGAGATCTTGTAGATTCGAAGACGAATCTTCTCGAAGAAAGGGAGAATGATAAGAAAATAAGTGATCAACTAGCTCAACCAAGATCAAATAGAACTTATTCTCAAATTCAAACCAATAATGAGTCAATCATTATGCCACACAGCCCAACCATTAAAGTTAAAAGATGACAAGAAGTacataacagcccaagcctaccgctagcaaatattgctctctttgggctttctcttcaagaacttcctctcaaggttttaaaacacatcagttaaggagaggtttccacacccgtataaggaatgtttcgttctcctctccacccgatgtgggatctcacaatccatccctctttggggcccaacgtcctcgctagaaCACCACTCAGTGtttgattctgataccatttgtaacaacccaatcccaccgctaacagatattgtctgctttcgcccgttatgtatcttcatcaacctcacagttttaaaacgcgtctactatggagaaagtctagccctactccgaccagtgtCTCACACCGTTcagtgactggctctgatactatttgtaatagtccaagcccacctctagcagatattgtcttctttgggttttcccttcaagggcttCGCCTCGAAGTTTTAAgacgcatctgttagggagaagtgTCCACACCATTCttgaatgtttcattccccccTCCATCCAACCCCTTAGGGCCCAGCATTTTCGTTGGCATACCacttggtgtctagctctgataccaaactgTAACGACATGTGATTCGAGGTATCGAACATCAGGGGAAACCATTCAAGTTCGATAAGGAAACTATTCATCCAAGAGACTTAATGAATCTAAAAACTCAGAATCATTCCTATCTTGACTACAATATGTACCTTTTAAATTCATGTATTCTTATGACTGTCGTGGGGCTTCACCTAGAATAAGAGGGGTTTTCATGCATAATTGAAGTAGTTCTTTTAATAATCCTCTTAAGAAATCAACCGACAAAAAAATTGACTATCTAGAACAGAAtgagatgaaaagaagaacaaacaaacTACTGCATTTACTATTTCACAGCAGAAAACAGGACAGAATTTAACTCCATCATTAACATCTAAATAATCCTCATGTTTTACTTCAGAGACTTTTCCTATTTGGTGGAAGGGGGTTGAAAGAGACAATTTCCTTCCCAACTTTGTGGAAATCATTTCAATAACTTAATAGTTACAGCCATAGACAAACAATTTCTCCAAGTATGatgaattgaaagaagaacaatGGAACAAATCGAGATAATTGCTAGATCCAAATATCTTAATCTGTACCAtgatatttcatttcataacatTAATCCAGaggatttattattaaattcgAACCCCAAACCTTCTTATTAAGCCATCAGAACCAGCGCTCAAAGCCAGTGACTCGTCCTGGAAGCAGCAGTCAAGCAGTGCAGCTTCGGAGGGAGCTTCAAGTCTGAGTGCAGAATTATCCACATCGTACAAACGAAGACTCTGTccaaaaaaaaacgaaaaccTAGAACTTCATTCATAGTGAACGAAAAGAAATGGCAGAAACGTTGAAAGAATTTGGAACACCAAAAGGAAGACTAACAGAATCCCAGGAAGAAATAAGGAGATTGTTCGAACGGGGAGCGAATTGGATTGTGGAGATGGCATCTTGGATCGGATTTTGAAAATCCAGCAAAACCCTGTTGGGTTCCATGCCTGGGGATCGAGATTAGACGAACAAAAGAGGCGGGAAATGAAGTAATAGAACAAATTTTGAGTTGGATGAGACGCTCTTTCAAGCTGTATAATAACAAATGAAGggtttttgaaaaaatgatcCTTGGCTGTGTGAATGGCTCACGTTTGATCGGATTAAGCCCAATGGGCGGAGGCTAAGCAAACTCACAATacagactcgactcctttggattcttagtactttgttcgacatttgaggatttactaATATTGTCAttgttaagtttagggcatggctctgataccatgttagttAGAAGAACACAACTGTACCCAatattatgatattgttcCTTTTGAGCAAAAGCGCTCATGGCTTCGCTTTGAGCTTCCGCAAAAGACCTTATActaatgaagatagtattctttaatCACctgaccattccctaaattagcggacaatatataaccttgggtagggagaaattgacaactagtcgcatccccctacccaaggttatatattgtaagccgttgttatttccctcttgcttgcttatataacgtctctttcaaaaatctctctctgccctcgctTTCTaaagcatacgtcgcttggccgtaggcgaagcaagaacgaattggcttagctcacttgtcgttgaaaagtgagtgccacacaatcgcaagttcgctgccattaaaagtgcgattgtgacaagtgcgactttcatcatccaacaaggACAAGCTTGTTGAGCAGACTCCAGACTGGGCAAGAGGCCCTGGTACTTAGGTCAAACCGAGCCTAGTCTTTTACATTTACTTGGGTATTAATTACCAATTCAAGATTCACAAAAATGAATATCAGAAATGATAGTAACCCCACCGGTCACGAGCAAGGTCGTCGCTCAGACACACATCATCTAAGGCAAAGTTCTTGTATCAAATGGTAAATAATCATTACACgaaagtaagattcagattatcttgttgatcgaatatttAAATGCAATAATACttgtttgaaattcaaatcacTGCTAATGATCAATCTAAACTACTTAtaattgcaaataaacttagCGCAGACtaaatgaaaaagtaaaaatgccTTTTTTACTAAATTGTTCGAGTCTTCAACctgactttatatagcctcaaaattaaaacttaattttcatattttattactATAATTAGACTATATTTTATGTCATAATTACTCACGAGGTAAataagtcttaaaatacattaaataaatattataattgcAATATcttgtgataatttgaacaacattttatTCACTTCTTCTTTGAAGtttatattgtatgattgatgtcttggttcatatcagaacAACtccgtttatttatttaactagTTAGAAGTGAATTCGATCGAGTTATGCTCATATCTCTTTATTtgataaagtttttaaaacggttgatttcaataattatttagaaattaaatgtgtATTGTCATAAATAACGATATTCAagaattatatagtttaaattataataatcgTGAATGCATGCATAAAAGATGGGTAGGTTAGGAATTGATGATTAGAATTTATGATGACTCTAACTTCACGTAGTACTATAGTGGTTTGATGCTAAGATCGGAGAGCATGTAGCCCATATGTCTACTACATCGTGCGGAATCCCCGATGATTGTGTGCGTGTTAAATTGAGAACATGAGTATTTCAGATTGTCGAGTTTGGTGCTAGTTCAAGCCACCAGAATGTCTAGTAGACAAACCGTATTTATCCGAGAGCGAGTCTTACATACgggtttgaaatttatgttaaaCATAAATAGATTTAGTAGGTAAAGAATagttaaaatatcttaaaccTACCACCACGCCTAGTTACTAAAAGCTTCATTAGGAGAGATTAAACTGATTCGACAATCCCCGAATGCTAACACAGACTCGTTACTAGGAAAGAATGTCATGACCGTTGACAAACGAACTCGAGACAATGACCTGACTTGGATCCACCTACTAATGGTCTAGATTGAAACATAGGAAGTATGCGTTCGACTCATGATTTTATATAAAAGTCGTCAAATTTCCAATTTAAGTATACTATGCGTCAACTGGTTAAATCTAGATAaattataacagcccaagcataccactaccagatattgtcctctttgggcttttcctttcgagcttcccctcaaaagtttaaatggtgtttcattctcctccccaaccaatgtgggatatcacaatccactcctctttagagccagcgtcctcgctggcactcgttcctttctccaatcgatgtgggacccccatcaaatccacctccttcggggcccagcgtccttactgacacaccgcctcgtgtctacctcctttcggggaacaacctcctcgctgacacatcgctcgatgtctgactttgataccatttgtaaattGTGTTCAAACCTTGCTTGAAATGAGAGAAAGCCATGAAATTTTGAGATGGGTCGTAGTTTCGTGAGTTAGAAGCCAAATTTATGTACAATGCATGATCACACGATAGATATCACTAGAGTATGCGTTGGGTTCGCCAAGTCTTGTGGTAGCAccatttttccttatttcttCCGTACGCAACATACTTTGACCTAGTTTTCTTGTAATTACTTCACGTTTTAATGGAAATCTTTCTTAAAGCACTCGAgagttttgttgaaattactCTTACCTATTTGATCAACCGAGGAAGAATATTAGCATGTTTAGGTAGCAGAAGGACCGAGCGTATCAAAATACTAGCTTAGAACAAGAGTGAGCATACAATCACTAAGATGTTCTAGGGATAATCCAACCACTCGTAAGCAATAAAGGCGATGCATAACGAACAAGGATAACACATAGGAGCCCAACACGAGCAAGGCACTTGAAGATATAGTTGCTCCATATTCACGAAACCATCATACCCATACtgatatggaatcaacccaagggaaagtatggaacagATTATCTTGATAATCAAGAtcgagtaaagaaaactcatttctaaactccacaagaggtttgatcaatactacttgaatgactcttgcatgcaagttctaaacacctaaaaaaaatagaaattctattatttttaattccaaaatatGATGTCTCTAATCAAATAAAGGAAGGCTTATATAGCGTTTAGAACCTTAACCAATGCGTCACCCATAActtccatattaaaatgggtTAGTTAAGGGTGGAATATGGTAACCTATGTGAGTTACAATATAACCCCAACatctatattaaaaactaatttaaatatgagaaacaaatatttaaattataattaaatagtgcaAGGAATGAAATGTGATTATTAATCATCGTTGGActaattctataaatttagctgagttcattaaatgcaacttaaggTGCATCTTTTtattgaagctcaactttgcacaacatacCAGGGAGGCATCCAACGTCTTctacaattttatttgatgaaCTCATCttagcttgaatataagtgtacaaggtttgttgtagcttcttgactctgtcgtggttcatatcacatacatacaataaatattaaaactacTTCAATTAATTACTcctaaaatgtttaattatttatcgtATTTGTAATTGTATtcatgaaataatatattttttttaaatacaaatttagtaggtcatttgaaaaatgtaaaaaggtttatttattaatgtaacattctaattaaaaaaaattctatataAAATCGGgatgtcttttctttttcgacaGCTAATTGTagaaatttcatgaatgaagaATTCATTTTGAAGATTCAGAGCACATTTTCACAAGATCCTAGGATCCTGCGCGGTGTAATTGACGGCGATAGTAGTTTTCTGCTTCTGCAATGGCGGTGAATTTGAACTGAAGCCACGGGTTCGTCTTTCATTCCATCAGATTTCATCCATCACGTTCGACCGCCTGAAAATTTTCAGCCTCAATTCCTTGACTGTGATTGAATCGCCATTGGAAGCTTTAGATCGGTGTGCGGATCTTATGTAAGCGGACGATTTTTCACTTGCAGTTGATTACCTCTACTAATGGCGGGGAAGCCTAGCTCGGTTTCCTTCAGGGTTCCGTACCGGAACCTCCAGGATGCGGAAGTAGAGATGGTGGCTGTCGATGAACAGCAGCTCCAAGGGATTGATCTCAATTCTCCTTCTTCTAGTAGATGTGCCAATGGAAACCCAGACGGTTCGTCGTCAACGCCTCATGTTAGATCTACGCCAAATAGTTTGATTATCTTAATTCTCAGTTGTACTATCGCTGCTGGTGTTCAATTTG is a window from the Cucurbita pepo subsp. pepo cultivar mu-cu-16 chromosome LG07, ASM280686v2, whole genome shotgun sequence genome containing:
- the LOC111798249 gene encoding mitotic checkpoint protein BUB3.3; translation: MEPNRVLLDFQNPIQDAISTIQFAPRSNNLLISSWDSSLRLYDVDNSALRLEAPSEAALLDCCFQDESLALSAGSDGLIRRYDLQSGISETIGKHDDIATNIRYSDQTCQIVTAGLDGKILLWDTRREKCVSFVRNRGSDVVSMSISGFNLIVASGICVYSLDLRNIQKPVQLTDSCMKVPVACVSSVPYTEGFAIGSVDGRVALEIACLDQADDIRYIFWCHPKSKGRRKHLESVNDIVFNPIHHGAFATGDNAGFVSVWDFQSKRRILELPRFPNSVASLSYNCGGQLLAVASSCTYQEAKEREDAPQVFIHVMEEFNPKSFSASSTG